The window GAATCTTTTTTAAGGAAGCGCCATGCATACAAACATAAGTAGAATTTCGAATGGGCGTACTGAGCAATGTTAGCGATCGACCATATCACGGTTgcactttttaactagtttgAGCAAGACTGGAATTCGACGAGGAATGGTACTGGGATTGATTAGTATTAACGCAAATTGCTCCAGAAGATTTTCTAACGCCGTTTTAATGTTTGACTCCTCGAGATCTTGAAGATTTACTCCCATCAAAGCTTTGTATCTTGAACGTAATCCGTGGCCTCCCTAGCAATTGTTTCATACCTTCCGCAACCTCTTAACTTTTTCAAGATGTGCTTGAATGTTTCTTTATATTTAGGAAGTCTCCAAGCGTACAAAAATGGATTGATTGCAGAATTCGCGTACATGACAGCGGCAGGGATAGAATACACAAGCATCAACAATGACAAATTGCATGTAAAGCAAATGTACAATATCATCTGTACGACGAACCAAGGAATGAAACACAATAGAAATGCAGAGATGACAATTGCAATAGCTTTGCTCACAGTCCTTTCTCTCAGGAGTATCATTTGATGAGGTATTCCTGCATGGTGCTCATCCAGTGCTTCGTTGCTGGGCGAATACTTGTGAAAGCGCTACAAAGTGAGAACGTTGATGACCACGATGCAGATGAGAATACAGAAGATTCATACATTATAAAGAGTTCCCATTAGCGCATAATGCTTTCGCAACAACGAGAACACAAACCCAAACAATGAAAAGTAAATCCAAAACGTGAAAGGAACGATGCAGACTCGTTTACTCGTCACCTTGCCTCGATACTGGAGAGGAGTCACCACAGCAAAGAATCTGTCAATGCTGAGAAGAAGTATATGACCAACACTTACGTTTATTAACGTTTCAAAGAACTTTAAAAGACCAAATGGTGCGTTGATGTACTTGTATAATAAGGCCCAACCCCAAAAGACAGCGAGTGGACATGCAACTAGCCCAACCAAAAGATCTGCAACAGCCATGGAGAAGATGATAAAGTTTGAAGGCGAAGATCGAAGTTTTCGAAGAGGGTCCATCCAAACTGATAAAACTATTAAAACATTTCCAAACGTTGTTATTGGAAACGTGATCGTAGCCAGAACAGCAACAGTAGTGAAGATTGTCTCAGCGTTATCGACATTGAGCCAAACTTGAACCAAAGCTTCCTTACTTGTCATGTTCCGATAGTCAACGATACCTCGaacagccgccatgttgataACGATGGTCTTTTGAATTAGCCTCTTAAACTAAATAAGAATTCTTGACTCCTCTCGGGATTCAGTAGAACTAACGTTAAAGTGATTgtcaatattaaaataaatgtgCGTTGAAATTGACGTAATATTGAGGAAAATTTGCATATTATCAACTCTTTTAGGACACGTCGCAAACTGAAAATGGCATAAGATAGTAAGCTCATTGCAAACATTTTGCTAGGTTCTGTGAGAGGCTCTGTCAAACCTTGCCTCTCCTTCTTCTTGATCAGCTGAGCTTTTTTCTgcggacaattttttttttcctggagcAGATGTCCGTTTAAAGATATTGCCCTATTTAACAGGAAGgtgcaaaataaaataatcgTTAAGGGAATTTTCAGTTTATTCCGGATGTTGCATCTGTTTTACCATACAGAAcgtcattttattttacattttcgCTGATTTCTTTCTCGAAAAACATCATGCACAAAAATATGACATTAAAGAGTTTATTATCCTTCTGCGATTATCATAGCtgcttttttataagaacgatCAAGAgagctgagattaaccaaaacttgaagaacatttttattttgctcatctgtttgtttggttgttttttgtcagttttgtgaGTAGTATAATTTAgggtaaaagaaatgtaaaactgtagtctaatATGACAATTAATTCAAATACTAAGGGACGTTTTTTTAACATGAACAATGTGGTTTTCTCATTGCAAAAAACACCATTGTTAATAGAAGGGACTGGTTTtcaagctcggcaaacatcaaaggagcaaacaaagatgcgaGGATTTAGGTTGGAAGTCCACGACCGtgtacaatcttttgttttgcgctcatacactatgcatgaattacgtactAACCAACACGtctctattggttagttcctcagtaggGAGTAAAAAacctattgtgttttgtgcacggccaagtccaaaaaagagaaaaaaaacatacaataaattaatttaatgatgaaatggtatatgaagcttcacttgataaattaatttgtcgggtttcataaccattcccccaTATTAACTATGCATATAGATACACTGAATAACCAGAGTGGGAAACTTCTTCATTTGGACcaatgctttggaatgtgtatcAGAAAGATGATCATTAATTGCATTGTAGTTCACTAAATCCAGAACAGGTTATGAGTAACATCAATAGTGATGGATAACTTACATCTAAGTAGTATGATGACAATTTTTTGGAATGTAATCCAAGCAAATATCAGGTCATGATCATAAATAATAGGTCCGACAAAACTTTTACATTTGACATTAGCAACAACACTATTTATCCCAAGGAAAACTTTTAAGTAAACAACCCGCTGCCGAGAGTGGGAAATCAGTGGCACAAAAGACTTTGTTCAACTATCGCCAGCGTTGTGTTGGACCCAGGCGATGACATGTCGTATTAGTGTACTTGTATTGAGTGAGCAGTCGAATAATCTTGTCTTGATTATCTAATCGTTATCCAATTTGGTGACCATTATATGCAGGCATATAATAATGAAATTGTGGGTTCGGAAAGTCTGAAGGGTGACCGTGTCCGTTATATACAGGTGACCGCTGTAGACAGGTCAACTTTACAATAACTATAAGACACTATTTTCGGGAACTTGTTTGGAGACTGTAATTTACAGGGTGACCGCTATAAACATTGCCGTTTTACACAGGTTTGACTGTATTATACCCCACCTAACATACTGTAGTTTTTCGCTGCATTTTTGTAAGGCCTCAGATAAGAGAAAATTATAACGTGTCAATGAGAGAGGCCTCAGGGCTTTATACTGTAACTGGAGTATATCTTACAATGGTTTATTGGCTCGAGCCAAAAGGCTTCAGGATATTACTGTTTTAAT of the Montipora capricornis isolate CH-2021 chromosome 7, ASM3666992v2, whole genome shotgun sequence genome contains:
- the LOC138056039 gene encoding adenosine receptor A2a-like; protein product: MAAVRGIVDYRNMTSKEALVQVWLNVDNAETIFTTVAVLATITFPITTFGNVLIVLSVWMDPLRKLRSSPSNFIIFSMAVADLLVGLVACPLAVFWGWALLYKYINAPFGLLKFFETLINVSVGHILLLSIDRFFAVVTPLQYRGKRFHKYSPSNEALDEHHAGIPHQMILLRERTVSKAIAIVISAFLLCFIPWFVVQMILYICFTCNLSLLMLVYSIPAAVMYANSAINPFLYAWRLPKYKETFKHILKKLRGCGRYETIAREATDYVQDTKL